A stretch of DNA from Clostridium sp. JN-9:
ACATGGAGGAAACCATATTGAAAGAGGGCAGGAATTTCTTGGTTTCATATTTAAAGAATAAAAATATTGACTATGAAACCATACATCCCTGGCGCAATAATTGGGAGTTTATAATATTGCATTCCTTTAGAGTTGAGGGCTATGTTAAAAAGATATTGGACGGTGAAATGCAATCCTTATCATCCGAGGAAATTTTAACTTTGCGTTTAGCTGCCTTACTTCATGATATAGGGAAAGTTGATAATAAAGAAGACCATGCAGTAACTGGAAGAAATATTATTAATAATTGGCTTAATAATAATCAGGAAATATTACATGGCATTAAAGAACCGAATAGATTATTATATCTAATTGAAAACCATTCAAATAAGGAAGATGATGAATCGGATTATTGTTTGCAGGTATTGAAAGATGCCGACATTTTAGATGAAATAGGAATTATGTCAGTATTTATGGCATCAAGCTGGATAGACAGAAGTAATCCATATTTTTTTAATTTGCTTTCTGATAGAATCAATAATTTTGAAATTAGCTTTTGTGACAAAAAGATTAAGCTGTTAAAAACTGAAACAGCAAAATCAATTTTAAAAGCAAAAAAAAATTTTATAGTATCTTTGGACAAGCAGCTTAAAGATGAATTATATGGTACTGAAATGTTTGGTGAAGCTAGTATTGAAGATTATTTTAAAAATGCGGAACAATAAAATATAGATAATCTTTATATAAAATATTAAACAGAAGCTGTTAAAAAACAGTGGTAATATAAGTTTTCTAAAATATATGATTATATGTAAAGTTGTGGTTTATAATCTATATATAGGTTTCTAAGTTGTGGGGGGATAAATTATGGAAATTACATTTAGAAGAGCCTCAGGTAATGATATAGATAAAATATTTAATTTAAATAAAAATCTCATAAAGAAATATGAAACTAACAAAAATCTTAATTTCCCTAAGATTTTTGCCTGGGTTAGAGAAAAAATAGAAAAAAATATAGAAAGCTATAATTGTATATATCTTGGTGAGATTAAAACAGGTTATTACTATCTGCATGATCAGGATGAAAAACTGGAGCTTGATGATTTTTTTGTTTTTAACGAATTTCGGGGAACAGGTATCGGAACAAAAGTCTTAAATTATATTTATGCAACTGCAAAAGAAAGGAATAAAGATGTGTTCCTATATGTATTTGCAAAGAATCAAGGAGCTATTAATTTATATTTGAGAAATGGATATAAAATCACAAAAAATATTGGTAACAGCAGGTATATAATGACTTTGCCTGTAAAACCACGAGTTGACTAATGTGAAGATAATAATGGAGGATAGGAAAAATGTTATATATGGACAAGAAGCAGATAAACAGGTCTAAAATCAGAATGCTCCTTGGGAAAACATATTATTCGATAAAAAGGCACAGACAATGGTATTTAAGCGGGAAAGTTTATGCAAAACATATAGTTAAAGAAAAATATCCTTACAGTATTTTTAAACACAGTACTCCTCTCATTAGAAAACTCAAGGATGTGGATATACGTCTTCAATATAATAAAGTAACAAATCTTAAAATTGCTATAGAAAAAATTAATGGAATAGTAATCAGACCTGGAGAAACTTTTTCTTACTGGAAGCTTATAGGCAGAACTTCATATAAAAAGGGTTACTTGGATGGACTTACATTATGCCCTGATGGAACTTTCAAGTCATCGGTTGGAGGAGGCCTTTGCCAGCTGTCAAATATGATTTACTGGATAACTTTACATTCACCATTGACTGTAACTGAAAGACACAGGCACAGCCATGATATATTTCCTGATGTTAACAGAACTCAGCCATTTGGAACTGGGGCTACCTGTTCATATAATTCTTTGGATTTGCAGATATATAATAATACGGGAAATGATTATCAGCTTATAGTTTTTTTAACAGATGAAAACCTTATTGGAGAGTGGAGAAGTTCAGAACCTTCTATATATATATATGAAGTTTATGAAAAGTAACAATCCTTCTGTGGGATTAATTGAACATACTACAGACAGAGAAAATAAATACTAGTAATCGAAGACGATTCAATTAAATTTTATGGTAATATAGAAATTATAAAAGATTAAGATTATGGAGGTTATGAAAAATGAATTCTATATTTAACAGAAGAAGTATAAGAAAATATAAAGGAAAGCCAATAGAGAAGGAAAAAATAGAAAAGCTGCTTAGAGCTGCTATGCAGGCCCCATCTGCTGGGAATCAGCAGCCATGGGAGTTTATAGTTATTCAGCAAAAGGATAATTTAAAGAAGCTTTCAAAAATGAGCCCATATGCAAAGCCTATAGAGGGTGCTGCTGCTGTATTTGTGCTGATGGCTGATGAGAAAAAAATGAAATTTCCTGGTATTTGGCAGCAGGATATGGCAGCGGCAGCAGAAAATATTTTACTTGAGGCTGTTGAATTAGATCTTGGTGCAGTATGGCTTGGAGTGGCATCAATTAAAGAAAGAGAAGATTATATAAAGGAAATGTTTAATTTAAATGAAAACTTAAAACCATTCTGCGTAATCGCACTTGGATATCCAGATGGGCAGGAAAATAAATTTATAGATAGATTTGATGAAAAAAGAATACACTGGGACAAAACAACAGTTAAGTAACAGTAAATAAAATGAATAAAGAGGGCACGATGTTTATAAAAATAATCATTACGCCCTTTCTATTTGCTATTACTTTGATTGCTGCAAAAGATTTATGCATATATATCCTTCTGAAAGATAAACTAACATAGAGTTCATTTTACAGGAGGTAAATTCAATGAGTGAAACTATATTAGAAAAAACAGAAGGCCGTGTAAGTTATCATGACTCTGTTGAAGAAATGCTTAAAAGAATAAGACAGGATGGAATGTCCAATGTTTTTGACAGATATGCATCTCAGGAAAAAATAAGATGTAAATTTTGTCTGGAGGGATTAAGCTGCCAGCTGTGTTCTCAGGGTCCCTGCAGAATTAATCTAAAGGGAGAGCAGCAAAAGGGAGTATGCGGTATAGGCCCAGATGGTATGGCAATGAGAAATATGCTGCTTAGAAATATTATGGGAGCAGGTACATACAGCCACCATGCCTATGAGGCTTTCAGAACATTAAGGTCAACAGGGCAGGGAAAAAGTCCTTTTAAAATAAAGGATACTGAAAAACTAAAATGGATGTGCGGCAAAGTTGGTATTAACACAAATCAGGAAATAAATAAAATGGCTGTGGAGTTAGCTGATTTCTTAGAGGCAGAAATGGGAAAAGACGTGGATGAACCAAGTGTAATGGTAGATGTATTTGCTCCAAGAAAAAGAAAACAGGTGTGGAAGGACATTGGAATTTATCCCTCAGGAGTAGTTCATGAGGAGCAAAATGCAGTATCAAGCTGCTTAACCAATGTGGATGGAGATTATGTATCTCTTGCAAAGAAAGCCTTATCATTAGGATTAGCTACAATTTATACAGCTCAGATAGGACTGGAGATGACACAGGATATACTATTTGGAACTCCAGCTCCACATGAGGTAAATGTGGATTTGGGAATAATGGACCCTGATTATATAAACATTGTATTTAACGGACATCAGCCATGGCCTGGAGTTGCTACTCTGCAAAAGGCAAAGGCACCTGAGGTACAGGAAAGAGCAAAGGCAGCAGGCGCAAAAGGACTCAGAATAGTTGGTTCCATTGAAACAGGTCAGGAGCTTCTGCAAAGATTTCCAATAGATAATGTATTTGTTGGACTTATGGGTAACTGGCTCACCATAGAACCTCTTTTAGCCACAGGAACAGTGGATGTTATGGCAATGGAAGAAAACTGTTCACCTCCTGATATAGATCAGTATGCTGAAAAGTATCAGGCAACACTAGTTGGAGTAAGCACAATAATAGGATTGCCGGGACTTAGTCATATGTTTCCCTATGATCCTGCAAAGGTGAATGAAACTGCTGATAAGCTAATAGATTTAGCCATAGAAAATTTTAAAAAGAGAAAGGATAAGATTGTACCAAAGGTTCCAAAGATAACACAAAAGGCTATAGCTGGATTTTCTACGGAAGCTGTTTTAGGTGCCCTGGGTAATAAATTAGATCCATTAGTAGATGTAATGGCAGCAGGAAAAATTAAAGGAATAGTGGCTCTTGCAAACTGTTCTACACTACGAAACGGGCCTCAGGACTGGAATACAGTAAACCTTGTAAAGCAATTAATTAAAAAGGATATTTTAGTTGTGGCTGGAGGCTGCGGCAACCATGCACTGGAGGTTGCAGGGCTATGTAATTTAGATGCAGTAAATATAGCAGGTGCAGGGCTTAAACAGGTATGTAATATGTTGAAAATTCCTCCTGTTTTAAGCTTTGGAACATGTACTGATACAGGAAGAATATCCATGCTTGTTACTGAACTTGCTAATCATCTTGATGTGGATATTCCTGACCTTCCTATTGCAGTAACTGCACCTGAATGGATGGAGCAGAAAGCAACAATAGATGGCATGTTTGCTGTTGCTTATGGAGCTTATACACATTTATCTCCAACTCCATTTATAACAGGTGCCAGCAAGCTTGTAAAACTCCTTACAGAGGATGTGGAAAAACTCACAGGCGGCAAGGTTGCCTTAGGAGATAACCCTATAGAAGTAGCCAACAACATTGAATCACATATATTGATTAAAAGAAAAGCAATGGGACTAAGCTAAAAATATAATGAGGGTACTAAATTATTGCACCAAAGCAACAATTTAATACCCCCATCAACTCTAAACTCTCAACTATTAGTTC
This window harbors:
- a CDS encoding HD domain-containing protein; protein product: MEETILKEGRNFLVSYLKNKNIDYETIHPWRNNWEFIILHSFRVEGYVKKILDGEMQSLSSEEILTLRLAALLHDIGKVDNKEDHAVTGRNIINNWLNNNQEILHGIKEPNRLLYLIENHSNKEDDESDYCLQVLKDADILDEIGIMSVFMASSWIDRSNPYFFNLLSDRINNFEISFCDKKIKLLKTETAKSILKAKKNFIVSLDKQLKDELYGTEMFGEASIEDYFKNAEQ
- a CDS encoding GNAT family N-acetyltransferase: MEITFRRASGNDIDKIFNLNKNLIKKYETNKNLNFPKIFAWVREKIEKNIESYNCIYLGEIKTGYYYLHDQDEKLELDDFFVFNEFRGTGIGTKVLNYIYATAKERNKDVFLYVFAKNQGAINLYLRNGYKITKNIGNSRYIMTLPVKPRVD
- a CDS encoding VanW family protein — protein: MLYMDKKQINRSKIRMLLGKTYYSIKRHRQWYLSGKVYAKHIVKEKYPYSIFKHSTPLIRKLKDVDIRLQYNKVTNLKIAIEKINGIVIRPGETFSYWKLIGRTSYKKGYLDGLTLCPDGTFKSSVGGGLCQLSNMIYWITLHSPLTVTERHRHSHDIFPDVNRTQPFGTGATCSYNSLDLQIYNNTGNDYQLIVFLTDENLIGEWRSSEPSIYIYEVYEK
- a CDS encoding nitroreductase family protein gives rise to the protein MNSIFNRRSIRKYKGKPIEKEKIEKLLRAAMQAPSAGNQQPWEFIVIQQKDNLKKLSKMSPYAKPIEGAAAVFVLMADEKKMKFPGIWQQDMAAAAENILLEAVELDLGAVWLGVASIKEREDYIKEMFNLNENLKPFCVIALGYPDGQENKFIDRFDEKRIHWDKTTVK
- the cooS gene encoding anaerobic carbon-monoxide dehydrogenase catalytic subunit; translation: MSETILEKTEGRVSYHDSVEEMLKRIRQDGMSNVFDRYASQEKIRCKFCLEGLSCQLCSQGPCRINLKGEQQKGVCGIGPDGMAMRNMLLRNIMGAGTYSHHAYEAFRTLRSTGQGKSPFKIKDTEKLKWMCGKVGINTNQEINKMAVELADFLEAEMGKDVDEPSVMVDVFAPRKRKQVWKDIGIYPSGVVHEEQNAVSSCLTNVDGDYVSLAKKALSLGLATIYTAQIGLEMTQDILFGTPAPHEVNVDLGIMDPDYINIVFNGHQPWPGVATLQKAKAPEVQERAKAAGAKGLRIVGSIETGQELLQRFPIDNVFVGLMGNWLTIEPLLATGTVDVMAMEENCSPPDIDQYAEKYQATLVGVSTIIGLPGLSHMFPYDPAKVNETADKLIDLAIENFKKRKDKIVPKVPKITQKAIAGFSTEAVLGALGNKLDPLVDVMAAGKIKGIVALANCSTLRNGPQDWNTVNLVKQLIKKDILVVAGGCGNHALEVAGLCNLDAVNIAGAGLKQVCNMLKIPPVLSFGTCTDTGRISMLVTELANHLDVDIPDLPIAVTAPEWMEQKATIDGMFAVAYGAYTHLSPTPFITGASKLVKLLTEDVEKLTGGKVALGDNPIEVANNIESHILIKRKAMGLS